In Paenibacillus durus, the DNA window CAGCTTCTCGCCGCCGATGGAGTGGTCAAGCAGCTTGCCGCCGGAGACGCTACCTTCGGCCAAATGTTCGCCCGACACGGATTCAGGCGCAATTTTGCTTGAAGTTATCGCCTTGTCCGCGATATGGATGGTTTGAACTGCATAATCCTGAAGCCAGGGAGCGCCGATAATGCCAGGCTTCAGCTTTGATCCGTCAATGCTGCGCGGAGCAATTTTCGGTCCGGTCACCGCTCCGTTCGACAGGTCATCGGTATATATCTTCCGCTTCTCTTTCTCGAGTTTCCCGGCGAGAGAGAACGTCTCCGGCTTTACGTCTTCTTCGGCAGCGGCATCCGCCGTCTTCCCTGCAGGGAACGCTACCGGGTTGGCAGCCGCAGCGGAGTGCAGCGCCAGCGCCTCTTTTTCCATGTTATCTGCCGGTTTGACAGTCAGGCCCATGTTGTCTTCCAGTTTGACAGGTGGGGCTACGATCTCTTCCTGTTTAATTGCCGGGGCTACGATCTCTTCCTGTTTGATTGCCGGGGCTATGATTTCTTCCGGTTTGAAGGTCAGGTCTATATCCGTTTCTTCACTTTCCACATCACCCTTCCCAGACTGCTGCCACCCGTCTTCCAGTATACTCAGTTCCTTGATGTTGGGATTATCCACAAAATACAGCCGTTTTTTCGCCTTGCTCGGCAGCTTCTTTCTGGATCTGCTCACAAGCAGTCCCTCCCTCCCTGTGTTATCGCCTAAGCATCATATGCGGGAAACCGGGCGAATGACACCCTTTTCTCCCATTTCGGAAGCCAAAAGACGAATAGAGATAAGAGATCCATCTCCATAGACAAGCTGCTTAAGTCAAACGGACAACTATTTTTCATCAATTGAAGGGAATACATGAAAAAGGGCGCCTGCCACTCGCTCATTCGTCCACCCTGACAAGCGGGTATGCACATATCTTAATTGAAGAGGTCAACATTAGCCGCAAGGCGCGGATTACCACCCGGGAGGGATAGACTAATGGAGCAAAAAAACGTCGGTATACTGCTGAATGCCTCCGCCCACCGGGGCGTTCCCCAAGGCAGGACGGGGTGGGAATCCCTCGCATGCTACGAGGAAGCTGCAGACGCCTACGGCCTGACTCCCTGCTATTTGAAGCTGTCGGACATTGATTCCGCCACCGGTTACAGCACCGCTTATATCAAGGGTCATCAAGGCTATAAAAGAGTCGTTATCCCCATTCCCCAAGTCATCCATAACCGGGCTATTTATCCTCCCGGAAATACCGGGACCGAGCGGCTGGCCGCCCGCGGGGTGAAGGTGTTCAACAGACGCAGCCGGTACGGCAAGGACGAGATCCACCGGCTGCTGTCGCTTAATTCCGGACTTCTCCGCCATCTTCCGGGTACGGAAGCAGGAAGCGAAGGACTGCGGAGAATGATGGAACAGTATCCGGATCTTATTCTGAAGCCCCGCCGGGGGAGCATCGGCAAAGGGATTATGCGTATGCGGCGCGAAGACAAGAAAGGCTGGTTGTTGGATTATCTGCATAATGGCCGGATGGTCACTGTCAATATCGATCCCTCCAGTCTTCCGTATGCGCTGCTGCGCCGAATAGATGCCGGCTCTTATCTCATTCAGGAGCGCATCCCGCTTGCGGAGGCGGGCGGAAGACCCTTTGATTTACGGGTTACCGTCCAGCGGAGATGGGGCGGCGAATGGGCCGTAACCGGCCTCTTCGCCAAGCTGGCGCCTCCCGGCGGCTTTGTCTCGAACATCGCCCAAGGCGGAGAAGCGGCGCAAGCCGCCTTTGCGCTGGAGCAGGCTTTTCCCGCCCGCGCCGCCGCTCATTACCGCATGTCGGCTGCAAGCCTCGGCCTTGCGGTTGCACACTGCCTGGAGCACAGCCTGCCCGGACTGGCCGATATCGGACTCGACATCGGGCTTACGCGGGACGGGAAGCTTTTTTTCATCGAATGCAACGGACGAGACCAGCGGTACGGGTTCTACAAGGCGGGACTGCCTGAAGTCTGGAAGGACACCTACCGGCGGCCGATGGGATATGCGCGGTATTTGCTGGAAGGCGGATCGGAGTGATAACGTTATTGATTTGTCCTCTATTCTATGTCAATATAATGCAGAGCGGCCCTGGGCCTAAAGAACCCGGGGCTGCGCTGTATGACGGAAGGGTGACAAGGCATGGTTAAACGACTCCTGCGGCTGATGACCGAGTTGTCCTCGCACAGGTGGATTTCCCGCATAATGGGCGCTTTTTCCCACAGCAGGATCAGCCGGTTTCTTATCCCGGCATTTATCCGGACCTATCATATTCCCGCTTCGCAGGCCGAGAAAGACCCCCGGGAATACGCGACTCTCAACGAGTTCTTCAGCCGCAGGCTGAAGCAGGGCATGCGGCCCGTCACGGAAGAGACGGACGCTCTGGCAAGCCCCGTTGATGCGATGATTACGGCGATGGGGAAGATTGAATCGGGAACAATTCTGAATGTAAAAGGACAAGACTATAATCTGGAGGAGCTGCTGAACCACTCCCCCCATCAGGAGCTTTACAAGAAAGGCTTTTTTTTCGTGCTGTATTTAAGTCCTACCGACTATCACCGCATTCATTCTCCCGTTACCGGAAAAAAGACGGAGAGCGACCATATTCGCGGGCGCTGTTATCCTGTTAACGAATTTGGCATGAAGCATATGAAAGGCGTGCTGTGCCGCAACGAGCGGCTGATCACCTATATCGCCCACAGTGCCGGTGAAGTTGCGGTCGTGAAGGTGGGCGCGATGAACGTCAGCAGCATCCGCTATTCAGTCGAAGGCAAAAGTGTATGGGAAATCGGCGAGGACCTCGCTTACTTCGAGTTCGGTTCGACGGTGGTGCTGCTGACCGAGAGCGGCATTTTCAGCCCCCGTCCGGGACTTGAGCCCGGCACGAAGGTCAAGATGGGCGAGCTGCTTGGATTTTTGCAGCCAGCAAAATAAGCGGTATCCTGAGTTGAACCGAAGCAGGCCGGCAGATCGGCAGGATGAGAATCCGCCTAGCTGCCGGCCTGTTCTTTTTCAGCTTACGAACCTGTAAGGGGAAGCTTCTTTTTTGTTCCGAGAAAAGCCTCCTTCATTCGCTTACCTTGCCCTGATTTGCCACCTCGCGGGCTTTGGCCTCCACCTTCTCCTGCTCGCCGAGATAGAACCGGCGGATCGGCTTCACATCGTCGTCCAGCTCGTAAACGAGAGGAATGCCGGTTGGAATATTGAGATCCAGCAGCGCGGCCTCGTCGAGGTCTTCCATATATTTAATCAAGGCGCGCAGCGTGTTGCCGTGCGCCGAAATGAGCACACGCTCTTTCTTGCGGACAAGCGGCACGATCCGGTTCCCCCAGAAGTCTCCGACCCGGTGGACCGTGTCCTCCAGACTCTCGCCGAGGGGAATATCTTCGGGACGCAGCTCCTGGTAGCGTCTGTCGTTTCTCGCGTAGCGCGGATCGTCCGGCTCCAGCAGCGGCGGCCGGACCGACAGGCTGCGCCGCCAAATATGCAGCTGCTCGTCGCCATATTTTACCGCCGTCTCCGACTTGCTGAGGCCCTGAAGCGCGCCGTAATGCCGCTCGTTCAGCTTCCACGATTTCTGCACGGGAATCCACAGCAGGTCCAGCTCTTCCAAAACAAGATTGAGCGTCTTGATGGAACGCTTGAGCACCGAAGCAAAGGCAAGGTCAAACGTATACCCGGCTTCCTTCAGTGTTCTCCCCGCGTCCTTGGCTTCGTGTATCCCCTTCTCCGTGAGATCCGGGTCGCTCCAGCCGGTAAAAAGGTTCTGCCGATTGTATTCGCTCTCTCCATGCCGTATCAGCACGATTTCGTACATATGACGCTCTCCTCCTGTCCCCACTCGCCTGCTATTTTGCTCACAATAGTCATTTAATACAATTTTCAGTCGTTTTAAACGCCGCAGCACAAGAAAAACCGAAGACCCAAAAGCGTCTCCGGTTCGTTTGTCACATTTATTTATCAGATCAAGCAGTCACTGGACCTTGCGTCCCTAATTTAAAACCACATTTAGCGAATTTCCGAGGGGCTCTTCCCTGTATGCTGCTTGAACTGGCGGCTGAAAAAGAAAATATCGCGGTATCCGAGCGCATCCGCCACCTCCGTCACGTTCATTCCCGCGTACAGCAGCAAATGCTGGGCCCGTTCGATCCGGGTACGGATAACGTAAGACTGCACGGAGGAGCCGATCAGTTCCTTGAATTTGATGGAAAAATAGCGCGGCGACAGACCGGCGCGGGCGGCCAGCTCCTCTACCCGATGCACAGCGCCGGGATGCTGGCTGATATAATTCGCGACCTCGTGGATGACCTCCACTAGTTGGTTGCTGACACTCCGTTCTACCGGCTTGACCCGGTCTTCCCGCAGCAGGTTGATCATAATCTGCTTAAGAATCAGTTGGCCCTCTTCCTCCGCGGCGAAGGTCTTGACCAGAAACAACCGGACGTAGCGGGCAAGCAAATGCTCGAACTCCAACGTCTCCGTCAGCTTGCGGTAAGGCTCGGGAATATCGGTGACCGGCTCTTTGACGTCAAAATGAATATATGTAAGCACAAGCGGCTTCTGCGGGTTATGCGATGCGCTAGTATGATCTCCCGGACGAAACAGGAAACAGCTTCCCTTCCCTACTTCATAGGCTGTGCCGTTGCGCACAACCGTTCCTTCGCCGCTCCAGACGTAGAACAGATCATAGTTGGGCAGCGGCTTCTCCCTTTTCTGCCATTTCCATCCCGGCTCGCAGACGATTTTGGCCAAGGCGGGAAGGATGACAAAAGCGGACGGCGATGCATGCAGCATCCTTTCTCCCTCCTTCATCATGAATAGCTTATCCTATCATACCTGTTCACGCTTCATTTTGCACATCGTTCCAGGCCAGCGACAGCCGCCGCATCCCCTCAATCAGTTCCTCCTCGTCCAGATGGGAAAAAGCAAAGCAGGCGGCGGGCTCTCCAGGTGTAATCCGGTAAAGGGCGGCGTCTCTGAAATCGACGTCCCGCCGCTTGGCCGCCTTCTGAAAGCGCGCAAATTCCTCCTCGCCCCGCAGCCAGCGGGCGTATATATGCAGCCCCGCGTCGCCGGGCTGCGGATGGAACAGGCCGCCCGGCATTCCGGCCAGCAGCTCGCGGAGAATGCGGCCGCGTTCGCCATAGAGGCGCGTCATCCGCCGGATATGGCGGGCGTATACGCCAAGCGACATGAAGCGGGCCAGCGCCCGCTGTTCCAGCAGCCCGGCGGGAAGCGGCTCGTAAAGCGCCTTCGCCGCCGTCACAGGCGGGATCAGGGAAGGCGGCAGGACGGCATAGCCGAGGCGAAGCCCGGCGAACATCGTGTTGGAGAAGGAGCCGATATACACGACGCGCTCCTCCCGGTCCAGCGCCTTCAGCGGCTCGATGGGACGGCCGGACCAGCGGAACTCGCTGTCGTAATCATCCTCGATAATGATCGCCCGCCGGGCCGCCGCCCATTCGAGCAGCCTCCGCCGCCGTTCAAGCGGCAGGACCGCGCCTGTGGGATATTGGCGGCTCGGCGTCACGAACAGCAACCGGGCGTCCCAGTCCTGCGGCACAAGGCCGCTGCCGTCCACGCGGCCTGGTACCGGCACGCCGCCGGACACCTCGACGGCGCGCCGGATGCCGTGAAAGCCGGGGTCCTCGACGACGGCCTGGCCGCCGCTGTCCAGCAGCAGCTGAGTCAGCAGGACGATGCCCTGCATGGAGCCGCTGAACGTCACGATATGCTGCGCTTCGGCACGGATGCCTCGGGTAATCCGCAGATGCGCCGCAATCGCCCGCCGCAGCCCCTCGTCTCCCTGCGGCGGCGCGGAGACGGCGAGCGCACCGCCGCCCCTGCCCCCAGCATGGGACAGCGCGCTGCGCCATTCCGCGTAGGGGAAATGCTCCATCGGCATTACGGCGCTGCGGAAGCTGATGACTGAGTCCCCCGCAGCCTGCTCCCTTACAGGCGGCCGCGCCGCAAGCCGCCGGGCCCAGGCGGACAGCGGAATGTCCGCCATAAGGCTCGGAATTGCTGCGGCTCCCTCCGCCGGCAGCGAGGTTCCGCCGCTCCCTTCTGCGGAGAGCGGTCTCCCCGGCCTGCCGGGATGAGCCGGGGCTTCCCCAGACCGGCCTTCCCTAATGGAGGCGCGGTTTCGCCCCGCTTCGCGGGGAGGTTCCCCCATCCCGGCACGGGCTTCCGTCTGTCCCACGGTTCCTTCCGCCATTCCTGCGCTGGCTTCCGCCTGTCCCGTGCTTTCGTCCGCCATCCCCGAACGATCCTGCGCCTGTCCCGCTCTTTTTTCAGCCGCTTGACCGCCCTCCGTCACGAAACTGTCCCTCGACACGAAGGTTCCGCGTCCCGTTTCCGATTTTACATAGCCGTCGGCACTGAGCATATCGTACACCTGAGCCGCCGACCCCCGCGACAGACCGTATAAAGCGGCAAGTTTGCGGGTCGAGGGAAGCCGCGCGCCTCCCGGCAAATTCCCGCTTAAGATCGCCGCCCTAAGCGCATGATACAGCGCCAGATACTTATAGCGGTATTCGGCCAAGTATTCGTCAAAGCTTAATATTGGAATGGCGTCCATGCCTTCCTTCCCCCCATTCAAGTGGACCAATAAAAATAATGTAAATGGGCTCTTTTTTCTTGTCAATCTCCTGTTATGCTGTTGGTTAACCATTTCTATCAGCCAAAGGAGAAACTGCATATGAGAAGAAAAGAATTTAAAGTCGAACAGGAAGAAGAACTGGAAGCCTTTCTGGATGAAATGAGCTTCGGCTTTCTCGGCGTGATCGACGAGCAGGGCCGTCCGCGCGTTATCCCGCTTAATTTCGTCTATATTGACGGAAGCTTTTATTTCCACGGCAGCCATGCCGGCGGCAAGATGGACGCGATCCGCAAGATGGACAAGGTCTGTTTCACCGTAGCGGATGAGTTTGCCCTGATTCCTTCGTATTTTACCGATCCCCAAATGGCCTGTCCGGCAACCGCCTATTTCAAAAGCGTCACCGCCTTCGGCACGGCCGAGATCGTCACTGATTTAAGTGAAAAAGCGGCGGCGCTCGACAAGTTCATGAAGAAGCTCCAGCCGGAGGGCGGGTATGACCCCATTGACGCGGAGAATCCGAAGTACCGTCCCCAGCTTAAAGCGGTCGCCGTAGTGCGGATTGTTCCGGAAGAAATTACCGCCAAATTCAAGTTCGGGCAAAATCTAAAGGAAGAAGAACGCAGCGCCGTCATCAGCGGGCTTGAGGCCAGAGGCGGGGAACGGGATGCCGAAACGGTTGAGATGATGAAAAAATTCTGTCCGTTCCACTCCTCTTAAATGGCTTAATGTGCGAATATAAGCGGGGATTGTCCGTATAACGCGGCCAGTCCCCGCTTTGCTGTGTGAACGTTTATCAAAAGCCTTAAAATTATCCCTAATTCTTTTAGAAAAAACCGATATTCCGAAGTGACTGCCCTGTACCGCAGGTGATATAATGTTAGGCAATGTTAGAACGTTGGCTAACGATTTCAAGGGCGCTCCCATCGTTAATGTGCTCCGATTTTCAAAGATACCCGGAAGGATGAAACCGATGAATCCACAGGCTGGACAATTAAACGAAAGCATTAAAGCCGGAAATGAGCATGTGTACGACATGCTGTCCACTCTTGGCCGAGAAATTTATTTTCCAAAAGTAGGCATTTTGAGCCAATCCGCAGAGGCGACCGCTCATGCCAAGAAATACAACGCCACAATCGGCATCGCCACCGAGAACGGCGGTCCGATGCATCTGAATGTCATCCAGGAAAAGCTCTCCGCGTTCGCTCCGAAGGACTTATACGGCTACGCTCCGCCGGCGGGCAAACCGGAGCTGCGGACCGTATGGCGCGAGAAAATGCTGCGCGAGAACCCTTCGCTTGAAGGCAAATCCTTCGGCAATCCAATTGTAACCAATGCGCTGACCCACGGACTCAGCATCGTCGCCGACCTGTTCGCCGAGTCCGGCGACGCTGTCATCTACCCAGATAAGAACTGGGAGAACTACGAGTTAACCTTCAGCGTCCGCCGCCACGCGGAACTGGTTACTTACCCGCTGTTCACCGAAGACATGACCTTCAACAGCGACGGACTGCTTCAGGCGCTCCTGTCGCAGAAGGACAAAGGCAAGGCGATCGTGCTGCTGAACTTCCCGAATAACCCGACGGGGTACACGCCGGGCATCAAGGAAGGCGACGCAATCGTTGCGGCGATTCTGCGCGCGGCGGAAGAAGGCGTTAACGTTGTTGCGGTGTGTGATGACGCCTATTTCGGACTCTTCTTCGAGGATTCGCTTAAGGAATCGCTGTTCGGCAAGCTGGCGAACGTGCATCCGCGTGTGCTTGCCGTCAAGATTGACGGCGCGACTAAGGAAGAATACGTATGGGGCTTCCGCGTAGGCTTCATCACTTATGCTTCCGAGAGCAAAGACGTGCTGGCCGCCCTGGAGCAGAAGACGCTCGGTATTATCCGGGCCACCATTTCCAGCGGGCCGCATCCTTCGCAGACGTTCGTGCTCGACGCGCTCAAGGCGCCGGAATTCGTCGAACAGAAAGAAGAGAAGTTCCGGGTTATGAAGGGCCGCGCCAACAAGGTCAAGGCGCTGCTCGACAGCGACAAGTACGGAGACGAAGTATGGACGTACTATCCGTTCAACTCCGGTTATTTCATGTGCCTGAAGCTTCATACCGTCCATGCCGAAGAACTGCGCCAGCATCTGATCCACAATTACGGCCTTGGCACCATTGCCCTTGGCGACACCGACCTGCGCATCGCTTTCTCCTGCATTGCAGAGGAGAATCTGGAAGATCTGTTCGACCTCGTATACGCAGGCATCCGCGATTTGGAGCAAGCCAGATAACATAACGTTTAAAATCCAGCCTATATATCAGCCTCCGCATAACAAATGCGGAGGCTTTTTGCGTGTGTATCATGCGGCAGCTGTGGATTCGTAAATACTTGGGAAGCTTCTGAAAGGAACCCTTACTTTTATTTTTGCCGCCTCTAATGGCATCGGCCCATACCACTGAAGAATCGGGCACATACAATACGGTGTACTCAAGTACAACAACTCACCGAAAGGGGAATGAACATGAGCGAAGAAGTAAGAGGCGGATACGGATACGGACCTTTTACCAGCACTGGAGCCATCCTGGTTCTCTTCATTCTGCTGGTTATCATCACCCGTTCTCTGTTTATCTAATCGGCATTGATTCATCCTTGGAAGAGAGCCTACAGGCTCCCTTCCCTCCCATCATGTTCGCGCCGCTGTGTCCCACGGCACAATCGGCGGAAGAACTTTTCGAGAGTAAATAAAGAGATCCGGACAAGTCCGCTAAAGACTCCGTGATCTCTTTTTCTATGACATGGCGTCACCGGATTATTCTTATGCTTAATCATCTTAAACGAGATGCGGAAACAGTACCCAACGGGCTGTCGTCTCCGTCACGCTGACCGCTTTGTCCGTGGCTTTTGCCAGCTTGCTTCCAAGTATTCATTTTCTACCGATAGTCCGGCCTTCGCTCCTTTTTGGTAGGCCATGATCAGGCTCGTGCTGCGGATCGTTATTTTCTTTGGCGTGAACAACGTCATTTCTTTCCCGGCCGTCAGCGTCAGCTTCTTCGGGCTTTTCAGCTCCACTCCCGTGGCATCGTTCAGGCTCAGCTGCAGCGCTCCGCCCGGATCGCCCATGATCTGAATCATGTCCGGCGCCAGCTTCAGCTCGCTCCCGTGTTCGGTTCCGAAATAACGGTTGCTTGGGTCCCCCGTCTTGGCGCAGCCTTCCCCGTTCATCCGTACCGCGCTCACGATCATCGCCCGCGACCCTTGCTCATTCGGAAAATACAGGCTCGCCTTGGTCCCAGGCTTTGGCATGCTGTACATCGCGCTTCCCGTCGCCGGTGCGAACGGGTACCAGTGCGGATCGGCTTTGCCGTCGTCCTTGTCAATATCCAGCCGCAACTTCACTTCTTCTCCCCGAACG includes these proteins:
- the gpmA gene encoding 2,3-diphosphoglycerate-dependent phosphoglycerate mutase encodes the protein MYEIVLIRHGESEYNRQNLFTGWSDPDLTEKGIHEAKDAGRTLKEAGYTFDLAFASVLKRSIKTLNLVLEELDLLWIPVQKSWKLNERHYGALQGLSKSETAVKYGDEQLHIWRRSLSVRPPLLEPDDPRYARNDRRYQELRPEDIPLGESLEDTVHRVGDFWGNRIVPLVRKKERVLISAHGNTLRALIKYMEDLDEAALLDLNIPTGIPLVYELDDDVKPIRRFYLGEQEKVEAKAREVANQGKVSE
- a CDS encoding YjcZ family sporulation protein; protein product: MSEEVRGGYGYGPFTSTGAILVLFILLVIITRSLFI
- a CDS encoding aminotransferase-like domain-containing protein; this encodes MDAIPILSFDEYLAEYRYKYLALYHALRAAILSGNLPGGARLPSTRKLAALYGLSRGSAAQVYDMLSADGYVKSETGRGTFVSRDSFVTEGGQAAEKRAGQAQDRSGMADESTGQAEASAGMAEGTVGQTEARAGMGEPPREAGRNRASIREGRSGEAPAHPGRPGRPLSAEGSGGTSLPAEGAAAIPSLMADIPLSAWARRLAARPPVREQAAGDSVISFRSAVMPMEHFPYAEWRSALSHAGGRGGGALAVSAPPQGDEGLRRAIAAHLRITRGIRAEAQHIVTFSGSMQGIVLLTQLLLDSGGQAVVEDPGFHGIRRAVEVSGGVPVPGRVDGSGLVPQDWDARLLFVTPSRQYPTGAVLPLERRRRLLEWAAARRAIIIEDDYDSEFRWSGRPIEPLKALDREERVVYIGSFSNTMFAGLRLGYAVLPPSLIPPVTAAKALYEPLPAGLLEQRALARFMSLGVYARHIRRMTRLYGERGRILRELLAGMPGGLFHPQPGDAGLHIYARWLRGEEEFARFQKAAKRRDVDFRDAALYRITPGEPAACFAFSHLDEEELIEGMRRLSLAWNDVQNEA
- the asd gene encoding archaetidylserine decarboxylase (Phosphatidylserine decarboxylase is synthesized as a single chain precursor. Generation of the pyruvoyl active site from a Ser is coupled to cleavage of a Gly-Ser bond between the larger (beta) and smaller (alpha chains). It is an integral membrane protein.), with the translated sequence MVKRLLRLMTELSSHRWISRIMGAFSHSRISRFLIPAFIRTYHIPASQAEKDPREYATLNEFFSRRLKQGMRPVTEETDALASPVDAMITAMGKIESGTILNVKGQDYNLEELLNHSPHQELYKKGFFFVLYLSPTDYHRIHSPVTGKKTESDHIRGRCYPVNEFGMKHMKGVLCRNERLITYIAHSAGEVAVVKVGAMNVSSIRYSVEGKSVWEIGEDLAYFEFGSTVVLLTESGIFSPRPGLEPGTKVKMGELLGFLQPAK
- a CDS encoding AraC family transcriptional regulator, whose translation is MLHASPSAFVILPALAKIVCEPGWKWQKREKPLPNYDLFYVWSGEGTVVRNGTAYEVGKGSCFLFRPGDHTSASHNPQKPLVLTYIHFDVKEPVTDIPEPYRKLTETLEFEHLLARYVRLFLVKTFAAEEEGQLILKQIMINLLREDRVKPVERSVSNQLVEVIHEVANYISQHPGAVHRVEELAARAGLSPRYFSIKFKELIGSSVQSYVIRTRIERAQHLLLYAGMNVTEVADALGYRDIFFFSRQFKQHTGKSPSEIR
- a CDS encoding aminotransferase class I/II-fold pyridoxal phosphate-dependent enzyme, yielding MNPQAGQLNESIKAGNEHVYDMLSTLGREIYFPKVGILSQSAEATAHAKKYNATIGIATENGGPMHLNVIQEKLSAFAPKDLYGYAPPAGKPELRTVWREKMLRENPSLEGKSFGNPIVTNALTHGLSIVADLFAESGDAVIYPDKNWENYELTFSVRRHAELVTYPLFTEDMTFNSDGLLQALLSQKDKGKAIVLLNFPNNPTGYTPGIKEGDAIVAAILRAAEEGVNVVAVCDDAYFGLFFEDSLKESLFGKLANVHPRVLAVKIDGATKEEYVWGFRVGFITYASESKDVLAALEQKTLGIIRATISSGPHPSQTFVLDALKAPEFVEQKEEKFRVMKGRANKVKALLDSDKYGDEVWTYYPFNSGYFMCLKLHTVHAEELRQHLIHNYGLGTIALGDTDLRIAFSCIAEENLEDLFDLVYAGIRDLEQAR
- a CDS encoding pyridoxamine 5'-phosphate oxidase family protein gives rise to the protein MRRKEFKVEQEEELEAFLDEMSFGFLGVIDEQGRPRVIPLNFVYIDGSFYFHGSHAGGKMDAIRKMDKVCFTVADEFALIPSYFTDPQMACPATAYFKSVTAFGTAEIVTDLSEKAAALDKFMKKLQPEGGYDPIDAENPKYRPQLKAVAVVRIVPEEITAKFKFGQNLKEEERSAVISGLEARGGERDAETVEMMKKFCPFHSS
- a CDS encoding YheC/YheD family endospore coat-associated protein → MEQKNVGILLNASAHRGVPQGRTGWESLACYEEAADAYGLTPCYLKLSDIDSATGYSTAYIKGHQGYKRVVIPIPQVIHNRAIYPPGNTGTERLAARGVKVFNRRSRYGKDEIHRLLSLNSGLLRHLPGTEAGSEGLRRMMEQYPDLILKPRRGSIGKGIMRMRREDKKGWLLDYLHNGRMVTVNIDPSSLPYALLRRIDAGSYLIQERIPLAEAGGRPFDLRVTVQRRWGGEWAVTGLFAKLAPPGGFVSNIAQGGEAAQAAFALEQAFPARAAAHYRMSAASLGLAVAHCLEHSLPGLADIGLDIGLTRDGKLFFIECNGRDQRYGFYKAGLPEVWKDTYRRPMGYARYLLEGGSE